A region of Burkholderiales bacterium JOSHI_001 DNA encodes the following proteins:
- a CDS encoding subtilisin-like serine protease (PFAM: Subtilase family): protein MRTLTTRLGALLLLAGLVLATSAQAQALETARVIVKFRADAGVSRQALGEQGAVAVQRPQHARRLMRRVDLADLSLADGRVVAPRVQVLRARGTSTRALLARLRANPDVEYAEEDQRVHIAAVPNDPLFAGNQPTGVTPSVGQWYLRANGGEVVSAINAQAAWDIATGAGVVVAVIDTGVRPEHPDLQGKLLTGYDFVSTASDNDARSGRDPDPTDPGDWTAFGECSTRSAASDSSWHGTQVAGLVAASSNNGVGISGTALDAKVLPVRALGKCGGFQSDIVSAMRWAAGLDPLDANVPRNTANPAKVINLSLGSSGACSATYQTAVSELTAAGVVVVAAAGNGAGLAALQPSNCVGVIGVAGVRHAGTKVGYSNLGPNLSVAAPAGNCVNTAAGLPCLYPLATTTNSGSTTAAANTYSDSFDTSLGTSFASPLVAGTVAMMLQANSRLTPAQVRALIRSSARAFPPASTDASVPQCTAPSLTEQVECHCTTTTCGAGMLDALAAVQAATGGFVAPTVTASASPNQPEVGGTISLSSTFVAPAGRSITAFQWVLTSGADIAVLSGETTPNAATIVASAAGTITAQLTVTDSQGAQASASVTVTVVDPATTAAASGGGASGGGALGWPWLAGLALAVAALPRRRRA from the coding sequence ATGCGAACGCTGACCACCCGACTGGGCGCCCTGTTGTTGCTGGCCGGGCTGGTGTTGGCAACCAGCGCCCAGGCGCAGGCGCTTGAAACCGCCCGCGTGATCGTGAAGTTCCGCGCCGACGCCGGCGTGTCGCGCCAGGCGCTGGGCGAGCAGGGCGCCGTCGCGGTGCAGCGGCCCCAACATGCCAGGCGCCTGATGCGCCGCGTCGACCTGGCCGACTTGAGCCTGGCCGATGGCCGCGTGGTGGCGCCTCGGGTGCAGGTGCTGCGTGCGCGCGGGACCAGCACCCGCGCGCTGCTGGCGCGCCTGCGTGCCAACCCGGATGTGGAGTACGCCGAGGAGGACCAGCGGGTCCACATCGCCGCGGTGCCCAACGACCCGCTGTTTGCCGGCAACCAGCCGACCGGCGTCACCCCCAGCGTGGGCCAGTGGTACCTGCGCGCCAACGGCGGCGAGGTGGTGTCGGCCATCAACGCCCAGGCGGCCTGGGACATTGCCACCGGCGCGGGCGTGGTGGTGGCGGTCATCGACACCGGCGTGCGGCCCGAGCACCCGGACCTGCAGGGCAAGCTGCTGACGGGGTATGACTTCGTTTCGACAGCATCCGACAACGACGCTCGCAGTGGTCGCGATCCTGATCCCACCGACCCCGGGGACTGGACCGCATTCGGCGAATGCAGCACGCGTTCGGCGGCCAGCGACAGCAGCTGGCACGGCACACAGGTGGCCGGGCTGGTGGCGGCCAGCAGCAACAACGGCGTGGGCATTTCCGGTACGGCGCTTGACGCCAAGGTGCTGCCCGTGCGGGCCTTGGGCAAGTGTGGTGGATTCCAGAGTGACATCGTGTCCGCCATGCGATGGGCCGCTGGACTGGACCCGTTGGATGCCAACGTCCCCAGAAACACCGCCAACCCGGCCAAAGTCATCAACCTGAGCTTGGGCTCCAGCGGTGCCTGCAGCGCCACCTACCAGACGGCCGTGAGCGAATTGACGGCCGCCGGCGTGGTGGTGGTGGCCGCAGCCGGCAACGGCGCTGGCCTGGCAGCGCTGCAGCCGTCCAATTGCGTTGGCGTCATCGGTGTGGCCGGTGTGCGCCATGCGGGCACCAAGGTGGGCTATTCCAACCTGGGCCCGAACCTCAGCGTGGCCGCCCCGGCGGGCAACTGCGTGAACACCGCCGCCGGCTTGCCTTGCCTGTACCCCTTGGCCACCACCACCAACAGCGGCAGCACCACGGCCGCGGCCAACACCTACAGCGACAGCTTCGACACGTCGCTGGGCACCAGCTTTGCCTCCCCCCTGGTGGCCGGCACGGTGGCCATGATGCTTCAGGCGAATTCACGGCTGACGCCGGCCCAGGTGCGCGCCCTGATCCGTTCTTCGGCGCGTGCCTTCCCACCCGCGTCCACCGACGCCAGCGTGCCGCAATGCACCGCGCCCAGCCTCACCGAGCAGGTGGAATGCCACTGCACCACCACCACCTGTGGCGCCGGCATGCTGGACGCCTTGGCCGCGGTGCAGGCGGCCACGGGGGGCTTCGTGGCACCCACCGTCACCGCGTCGGCCTCGCCCAACCAACCCGAAGTGGGCGGCACCATCTCGCTGTCCAGCACCTTCGTGGCCCCGGCCGGCCGCAGCATCACGGCTTTCCAATGGGTCCTGACCTCGGGGGCCGACATCGCCGTGCTGAGCGGCGAGACCACCCCCAATGCCGCCACCATCGTGGCCAGCGCGGCCGGCACCATCACGGCCCAGCTCACCGTCACCGACAGCCAGGGCGCGCAGGCCAGTGCCAGCGTCACGGTGACCGTGGTGGACCCGGCCACCACCGCCGCGGCCTCAGGCGGTGGCGCCAGCGGCGGCGGTGCCCTGGGCTGGCCCTGGCTGGCCGGCTTGGCGCTGGCCGTGGCCGCCCTGCCACGGCGGCGGCGCGCCTGA
- a CDS encoding birA, biotin-(acetyl-CoA-carboxylase) ligase (PFAM: Biotin protein ligase C terminal domain; Biotin/lipoate A/B protein ligase family~TIGRFAM: birA, biotin-[acetyl-CoA-carboxylase] ligase region): MLQHTSNHLSWDAQALWQLLSPRLPGLEVQVLAEVGSTNTLLMERARHLGPAAPSGRGADQPGRRADDTAPTLLVAEAQTQGRGRQGRSWQAAAGASLTFSLSLRLAPSDWSGLSLAVGLALADALDPWPADAADHRPRIGLKWPNDLLLMDDQGGGRKLAGTLIETVGAGSARRVVVGVGINVLPLPLRDLSQGYACLHEMDHAASAPQTLLRVALPLVCALQQFEAEGFAGLVPLYARRDALAGQPVRTTLAGLPEGVAEGVDPDGALRVRAGSTVQRVSAGDVSVRLQGEATGPGPLEPR; this comes from the coding sequence GTGCTGCAACACACCTCCAACCACCTGAGCTGGGACGCACAGGCCCTGTGGCAGCTGCTGTCGCCGCGGCTGCCGGGGCTGGAGGTGCAGGTGCTGGCCGAGGTGGGGTCCACCAACACGCTGCTGATGGAACGTGCGCGCCACCTGGGGCCCGCGGCCCCATCGGGCCGAGGCGCCGACCAGCCCGGCCGCCGCGCCGACGACACCGCGCCCACGCTGCTGGTGGCCGAAGCGCAAACCCAGGGCCGAGGCCGCCAGGGCCGCAGCTGGCAGGCGGCGGCGGGTGCGTCGCTGACGTTTTCACTCTCGCTGCGGCTGGCGCCCAGCGACTGGTCGGGCCTGTCGCTGGCCGTGGGCCTGGCCCTGGCCGATGCCTTGGACCCCTGGCCGGCGGACGCGGCCGATCACCGCCCGCGCATCGGGCTGAAGTGGCCCAATGACTTGCTGCTGATGGACGACCAGGGCGGCGGGCGCAAGCTGGCCGGCACGCTGATTGAAACCGTGGGCGCCGGCAGCGCCCGCCGGGTGGTGGTGGGGGTGGGCATCAACGTGCTGCCGCTGCCGCTGCGCGACCTGTCCCAGGGTTATGCCTGTCTGCACGAGATGGACCACGCGGCCAGCGCGCCTCAGACCCTGCTGCGCGTGGCCCTGCCGCTGGTGTGCGCCCTGCAGCAATTTGAAGCCGAAGGCTTTGCCGGCCTGGTGCCCCTGTACGCGCGGCGCGACGCCTTGGCCGGCCAACCGGTGCGTACCACGCTGGCCGGTCTGCCCGAAGGTGTGGCCGAGGGCGTGGACCCCGACGGCGCCCTGCGCGTGCGGGCAGGCAGCACGGTGCAGCGTGTGAGCGCGGGCGATGTCAGCGTGCGGCTGCAGGGCGAAGCCACCGGGCCGGGGCCTTTGGAACCCCGATGA
- a CDS encoding SET domain-containing protein (PFAM: SET domain) has product MASVPQAPKKQGSTAKTSAAAPAAEGGRRIQVRRSGVHGKGMYAVKPLKKGEVLIEYTGERISWKEALRRHPHDPQDPDHTFYFHIDDSQVIDAKYGGNAARWINHACNPNCEADEVDGRVFIKALRNIKPGEELFYDYGLTIDERYTPALKRRFPCHCGTKGCRGTLLAPKR; this is encoded by the coding sequence ATGGCCTCAGTTCCGCAAGCCCCGAAGAAACAAGGTTCTACCGCCAAAACCTCTGCCGCCGCACCGGCCGCCGAAGGCGGGCGCCGCATCCAGGTGCGCCGCTCTGGCGTGCACGGCAAGGGCATGTACGCGGTGAAGCCGCTGAAAAAGGGCGAGGTGCTGATTGAATACACCGGCGAGCGCATCAGCTGGAAGGAAGCCCTGCGCCGCCACCCGCACGACCCCCAGGACCCGGACCACACCTTCTACTTCCACATCGACGACAGCCAGGTCATCGACGCCAAGTACGGCGGCAATGCCGCGCGCTGGATCAACCATGCCTGCAACCCCAACTGCGAAGCCGACGAGGTGGACGGCCGGGTGTTCATCAAGGCGCTGCGCAACATCAAGCCCGGCGAAGAGCTGTTCTACGACTATGGCCTGACCATCGACGAGCGCTACACCCCGGCCCTGAAGCGCCGCTTCCCCTGCCACTGCGGCACCAAGGGCTGCCGCGGCACCCTGCTGGCCCCCAAGCGCTGA
- a CDS encoding DNA topoisomerase III (PFAM: Toprim domain; DNA topoisomerase~TIGRFAM: DNA topoisomerase III, bacteria and conjugative plasmid) produces MGKSLIIAEKPSVAQDIVRALTPVSGKFEKAAEYFENDQYVVTSAVGHLVEIKAPEEYDVKRGKWSFAHLPVVPPHFDLAPIDKAKTRLNAVVKLVKRKDVSDLINACDAGREGELIFRLIVQYADTGKTPLAKPVKRLWLQSMTPQAIRDGFSALRGDEQMRGLADAARSRSEADWLVGINGTRAMTAFNSRDGGFFLTTVGRVQTPTLSIVVEREEKIRKHVPRDYWEVKAVFEAAAGEYDAKWIDPKFKKADDPDARADRLWDEATARRIAAAVKGQPGTVTEEAKPSNQSSPLLYDLTTLQREANGRFGFSAKTTLSIAQALYEKHKVLTYPRTDSRALPEDYVAVVKSTFEMIASEDLPGPLKELAQHAKKGLKAGYIKPIKRVFDNTKVSDHFAIIPTLQPPKSLSEIEAKLYDLVVKRFLAVFYPPAEYMVTTRLTQVKEHTFQTNGKVLVNPGWLAVYGKEAQDEDANLVPVLPNEAVRNVSIDALGSKTRPPARYTEATLLSAMEGAGKLIEDEDLRAAMNEKGLGTPATRAAIIEGLILEKYMLRDGRELVPTAKAFQLMTLLRGLDVEDLTKPELTGDWEHRLAEMEHGRLSRDAFMKDVAAMAERIVKKAKEYDRDTIPGDYATLVTPCPNCGGVVKENYRRYACDKCEFSITKIPAGRAFEIAEVESFLRDKKIGPLEGFRSKAGWPFTAELKLAYDDEIKNWKLEFDFGEDAKAEDGEPVDFSAQTSLGHCPKCQGRVFEHGTSYVCEHAVGANVTCDFKSGKIILQQPVPPEQMTQLLASGKTALLENFVSNKTRRKFKAFLTYDKKEGKVVFEFEPRAAKVPAKKAAAKKAGRTAKTEE; encoded by the coding sequence ATGGGCAAGTCACTCATCATTGCGGAAAAGCCGAGCGTGGCGCAGGACATCGTGCGCGCGCTCACCCCTGTGTCAGGCAAGTTCGAGAAGGCGGCCGAGTACTTCGAGAACGACCAGTACGTGGTCACCAGCGCGGTGGGCCACCTGGTGGAGATCAAGGCGCCGGAGGAATACGACGTCAAGCGGGGCAAGTGGAGCTTCGCCCACCTGCCGGTGGTGCCGCCGCATTTCGACCTGGCGCCCATCGACAAGGCCAAGACGCGGCTGAACGCCGTGGTGAAGCTGGTCAAGCGCAAGGACGTCAGCGACCTGATCAACGCCTGCGACGCGGGGCGCGAGGGCGAACTGATCTTCCGCCTGATCGTGCAATACGCCGACACCGGCAAGACGCCCTTGGCCAAGCCGGTGAAGCGCCTGTGGCTGCAAAGCATGACGCCGCAAGCCATCCGCGATGGTTTCAGCGCCCTGCGCGGCGACGAGCAGATGCGCGGCCTGGCCGACGCGGCGCGCAGCCGTTCGGAAGCCGACTGGCTGGTGGGCATCAACGGCACCCGCGCGATGACGGCCTTCAACAGCCGCGACGGCGGCTTCTTCCTCACCACCGTGGGCCGGGTGCAGACGCCCACGCTGTCCATCGTGGTGGAGCGCGAAGAAAAGATCCGCAAGCACGTGCCGCGCGACTACTGGGAGGTGAAGGCGGTGTTCGAGGCCGCGGCGGGCGAGTACGACGCCAAGTGGATCGACCCGAAATTCAAGAAGGCCGACGACCCCGATGCCCGCGCCGACCGCCTGTGGGACGAAGCCACCGCCAGGCGAATAGCCGCCGCGGTGAAGGGCCAGCCCGGCACCGTGACCGAAGAGGCCAAGCCCAGCAACCAGAGCAGCCCGCTGCTCTACGACCTGACCACCCTGCAGCGCGAAGCCAACGGCCGCTTCGGCTTTTCGGCCAAGACAACGCTCTCCATCGCCCAGGCGCTGTACGAAAAGCACAAGGTGTTGACCTACCCCCGCACCGACAGCCGCGCGCTGCCCGAGGACTACGTGGCGGTGGTGAAAAGCACCTTCGAGATGATCGCCAGCGAAGACCTGCCCGGGCCGCTGAAGGAATTGGCCCAGCATGCGAAGAAGGGCCTGAAGGCGGGTTACATCAAGCCCATCAAGCGGGTGTTCGACAACACCAAGGTGTCGGACCACTTCGCCATCATCCCCACGCTGCAGCCGCCCAAGAGCCTGTCCGAGATCGAGGCCAAGCTCTACGACCTGGTGGTCAAGCGCTTCCTGGCGGTGTTCTACCCGCCGGCCGAGTACATGGTGACCACGCGGCTCACGCAAGTGAAGGAGCACACCTTCCAGACCAACGGCAAGGTGCTGGTGAACCCGGGCTGGCTGGCGGTCTACGGCAAGGAAGCCCAGGACGAAGACGCCAACCTGGTGCCGGTGTTGCCCAACGAAGCGGTGCGCAACGTGAGCATCGACGCGCTGGGCAGCAAGACCCGCCCGCCGGCGCGCTACACCGAAGCCACGCTGCTGTCCGCGATGGAAGGCGCCGGCAAGCTGATCGAGGACGAGGACCTGCGCGCCGCGATGAACGAGAAGGGCCTGGGCACGCCGGCCACGCGGGCGGCCATCATCGAAGGCCTGATCCTGGAAAAGTACATGCTGCGCGACGGCCGCGAACTGGTGCCCACCGCCAAGGCCTTCCAGCTGATGACCCTGCTGCGCGGCCTGGACGTGGAGGACCTGACCAAGCCCGAACTCACCGGCGACTGGGAACACCGCCTGGCCGAGATGGAGCATGGCCGCTTGAGCCGCGACGCCTTCATGAAGGACGTGGCGGCCATGGCCGAGCGCATCGTCAAGAAGGCCAAGGAATACGACCGCGACACCATTCCGGGCGACTACGCCACCCTGGTCACGCCCTGCCCGAACTGCGGCGGTGTGGTGAAGGAGAACTACCGCCGCTACGCGTGTGACAAGTGCGAGTTCAGCATCACCAAGATCCCGGCCGGCCGGGCCTTTGAAATCGCCGAGGTGGAAAGCTTCCTGCGCGACAAGAAGATCGGCCCGCTGGAAGGTTTCCGCTCCAAGGCGGGCTGGCCCTTCACGGCCGAGCTGAAGCTGGCCTATGACGACGAGATCAAGAACTGGAAACTGGAATTCGACTTTGGTGAAGACGCCAAGGCCGAAGATGGCGAGCCGGTGGACTTCTCCGCGCAAACCAGCCTGGGCCATTGCCCCAAGTGCCAGGGCCGGGTGTTCGAGCACGGCACCAGCTATGTGTGCGAACACGCGGTGGGCGCGAACGTCACCTGCGACTTCAAGAGCGGCAAGATCATCCTGCAGCAGCCCGTGCCGCCCGAGCAGATGACCCAACTGCTGGCCAGCGGCAAGACCGCGCTGCTGGAAAACTTCGTCAGCAACAAGACGCGCCGCAAGTTCAAGGCCTTCCTCACCTACGACAAGAAAGAAGGCAAGGTGGTGTTCGAGTTCGAACCCCGCGCGGCCAAGGTGCCGGCCAAGAAGGCGGCGGCGAAGAAGGCCGGCAGGACCGCCAAGACGGAAGAGTGA
- a CDS encoding putative permease, DMT superfamily (PFAM: EamA-like transporter family) yields the protein MSPGLTPRAFGTLLLLACLFGANHVAARLALDHGVDVATAVAARSGVTALVVAAIVWRMGVRVSPTPLQWRWLAVIALGVAAQSFLIYSAVARIPVALALLAFNTYPLMTAMAVWARYGHRPPRAVLLVSPVLLAGLALALDATGAASGLTAQAQWGRIGTGVACGLGAAFVFGWVLAFTQHEVAALDGRFRTLVTMAAVGTLAGVAALVQGGFHWPNAPAGWWGLCALSVLYGTAFTIMFSLLPRLGVVGSSPIMNVEPVAALVLAWALLGQTIAPLQLVGAFIVVGAVMALGLRRG from the coding sequence GTGAGTCCAGGCCTGACCCCGCGGGCCTTTGGCACGCTGCTGCTGCTGGCCTGCCTGTTCGGGGCCAACCACGTGGCGGCACGCCTGGCGCTGGACCATGGCGTGGACGTGGCCACCGCGGTGGCCGCGCGCAGCGGCGTCACCGCGCTGGTGGTGGCGGCCATCGTCTGGCGCATGGGCGTGCGGGTCTCGCCCACGCCGCTGCAATGGCGCTGGCTGGCCGTCATCGCGCTGGGCGTGGCGGCGCAGAGCTTCCTGATCTACAGCGCGGTGGCGCGCATCCCGGTGGCGCTGGCGCTGCTGGCCTTCAACACCTACCCGTTGATGACGGCGATGGCCGTGTGGGCACGCTACGGCCACCGGCCGCCGCGCGCGGTGCTGCTGGTGTCGCCCGTGCTGCTGGCCGGCTTGGCGCTGGCGCTGGACGCCACCGGGGCGGCCAGCGGCCTGACGGCGCAAGCCCAGTGGGGCCGCATCGGCACGGGCGTGGCCTGCGGGCTGGGCGCGGCCTTCGTGTTCGGCTGGGTGCTGGCCTTCACCCAGCACGAGGTGGCGGCCCTGGACGGGCGCTTTCGCACCCTGGTGACCATGGCCGCGGTGGGCACGCTGGCGGGCGTGGCGGCGTTGGTGCAGGGTGGTTTCCACTGGCCCAACGCACCCGCCGGTTGGTGGGGCCTGTGCGCCTTGAGCGTGCTCTACGGCACCGCCTTCACCATCATGTTTTCCCTGCTGCCGCGCCTGGGTGTGGTGGGCAGCTCACCCATCATGAACGTGGAACCCGTGGCCGCGCTGGTGCTGGCCTGGGCCCTGCTGGGGCAGACCATTGCGCCGCTGCAGCTGGTGGGGGCCTTCATCGTGGTGGGGGCGGTGATGGCGCTGGGCTTGCGGCGGGGTTGA
- a CDS encoding hypothetical protein (manually curated), whose product MDDQAMATLTFDEQQADQLSLDLFVRRVDAVLCREDAVWSAQTPEERRAFVRESLRRARARGLGLVSERGVAAYTLAARWMGPEFEQRSSLLMALLDAQLPEVRRVHGLGEWVHDQLGPQATPASGDAAIRRSFAMTEAWGRSA is encoded by the coding sequence ATGGACGATCAAGCCATGGCCACCCTGACCTTCGACGAGCAGCAGGCGGACCAGTTGTCGCTGGACCTGTTCGTGCGCCGGGTGGACGCTGTGCTGTGCCGCGAAGACGCGGTGTGGTCGGCACAAACGCCGGAGGAACGGCGCGCCTTCGTGCGCGAATCGCTGCGTCGGGCCCGGGCCCGGGGCCTGGGCCTGGTGTCCGAGCGCGGCGTGGCGGCCTACACCCTGGCCGCCCGCTGGATGGGGCCGGAATTCGAGCAGCGATCCAGCCTGTTGATGGCGCTGCTGGACGCGCAGCTGCCCGAGGTGCGCCGGGTCCACGGGCTGGGTGAATGGGTGCACGACCAACTGGGCCCGCAGGCCACGCCCGCCAGCGGTGACGCCGCCATCCGACGCAGCTTTGCCATGACCGAAGCCTGGGGGCGCAGCGCATGA
- a CDS encoding ankyrin repeat protein (PFAM: Ankyrin repeat), whose product MGLFEWLGLGSAQAEMPDARAPRLESPERFFEGPSLPLLRAALAGDEAGVRQALAQGANPNAQGPKSNSKATPQLTLLHYAVGMGNERAMALLIQAGADAMFQPRPDDGPALSFPILRKDPRALESLLRHWPLSRVPAQEQFNLADDALMFGTRTCMEVLFRNGLSPAVTDSLNRDLFIKALLAENLDVAEWLLMEVGTPLSTTTTNGLTPPNYVQEELTRYRPGTPTHTRYLKFKAFMESKGVKFPVETSAEWRARNGKK is encoded by the coding sequence ATGGGTCTGTTCGAATGGCTGGGCCTGGGCTCGGCCCAGGCCGAAATGCCTGACGCGCGTGCGCCGCGGTTGGAGTCCCCGGAACGATTCTTTGAGGGCCCGAGCTTGCCTCTGCTGCGCGCGGCGCTGGCAGGTGACGAAGCCGGTGTGCGCCAAGCACTGGCGCAGGGAGCGAACCCGAATGCGCAGGGCCCCAAGTCCAACAGCAAGGCGACGCCGCAGTTGACGTTGCTGCACTACGCGGTCGGGATGGGAAACGAGCGGGCCATGGCCCTGCTGATCCAGGCAGGAGCCGATGCCATGTTCCAGCCGAGACCTGATGACGGACCGGCGCTCAGCTTCCCCATATTGCGCAAGGACCCCCGCGCCCTGGAGTCTCTGCTACGTCATTGGCCGCTGTCGCGCGTACCTGCCCAGGAGCAATTCAACTTGGCCGACGACGCGCTGATGTTCGGGACTCGGACCTGCATGGAGGTGCTCTTTCGAAACGGCCTGTCGCCAGCTGTCACCGACAGTCTGAATCGTGACCTGTTCATCAAGGCGCTGTTGGCAGAAAACCTGGACGTGGCCGAGTGGCTGTTGATGGAGGTTGGCACGCCCTTGAGCACGACGACGACGAACGGGTTGACGCCCCCCAACTACGTGCAGGAAGAACTCACCCGCTATCGCCCCGGCACCCCCACCCACACCCGCTACCTGAAGTTCAAAGCCTTCATGGAAAGCAAGGGCGTGAAATTCCCGGTGGAGACTTCGGCCGAGTGGCGGGCGCGAAACGGCAAGAAGTAG
- a CDS encoding flagellar hook-basal body complex protein FliE (PFAM: Flagellar hook-basal body complex protein FliE~TIGRFAM: flagellar hook-basal body complex protein FliE), with product MDLKLKPFDFAQAAARAGLAPDGLPMAAKPAAPSGGFQAAMTQALKSVSDQQLQTSELQRQLQLGNPTVSLEETMVAMQKSQIGFQSVLSVRSRLVQAYSDIMNMNV from the coding sequence ATGGACCTGAAGCTCAAGCCCTTCGACTTCGCCCAAGCCGCCGCCCGCGCCGGCCTGGCGCCGGACGGCCTGCCCATGGCCGCCAAGCCGGCGGCGCCTTCGGGCGGCTTTCAGGCCGCGATGACGCAGGCGCTGAAGTCGGTGAGCGACCAGCAGTTGCAGACCAGCGAACTGCAGCGCCAACTGCAACTGGGCAACCCCACGGTCAGCCTGGAAGAGACCATGGTGGCGATGCAGAAGTCGCAGATCGGCTTCCAGTCGGTGCTGTCGGTGCGCAGCCGGCTCGTCCAAGCCTATTCCGACATCATGAACATGAACGTCTGA
- a CDS encoding flagellar basal-body M-ring protein/flagellar hook-basal body protein FliF (PFAM: Secretory protein of YscJ/FliF family; Flagellar M-ring protein C-terminal~TIGRFAM: flagellar basal-body M-ring protein/flagellar hook-basal body protein (fliF)) codes for MDTALTPVVPANAAAERAAAPTGAFGRLAALPARSKTLLGVGVAGLLAVVVSLVLWSQQGDWKVLYANLSDKDAGAVLAQLSQMNVPYKHAEGGSALLIPADKVHDVRLKLAQAGLPKGGTSGFELMDNARFGQTQFQERLTFQRGLEGELVRSIGSLAAVQSARVHLALPQQNGFFREQQKPSASVLLTLHPGRLLDRAQIAGIVHLVSSSVPELSPKAVSVLDSSGALLSENDESSAQRLDAQQLHYVKQIEQDYQKRVMEILEPVVGRDNLRANVTAEVDFSQSEATSEAYKPNQGSEPAAVRSLQNVEATTPGTPTPAGVPGAASNQPPVPATAPLQGASAPLQGAQGGLNGGSARKENVTNYEVDKTVRVVRNATGTVKRLNAAVVVNHKSSTDAKGKTSSQPLTDDEINKLTALVQESIGFSKERGDSVKVINAPFRADAAPKPEAVPLWQQPWVLDLLRVVGVPLALAVVALALVFGVIRPALKPPVPPAGEEDKKDADGKPQLSAVVDDPVALPGSAEALALEAPKPNKQLEDARALAKENPQAVANILRGWVNGDEA; via the coding sequence ATGGACACCGCCCTCACCCCCGTCGTTCCCGCCAATGCCGCCGCCGAGCGCGCCGCCGCGCCCACCGGCGCTTTCGGCCGCCTGGCTGCGCTGCCGGCGCGCAGCAAGACCCTGCTGGGCGTGGGCGTGGCCGGGCTGTTGGCCGTGGTGGTGTCGCTGGTGCTGTGGAGCCAGCAGGGCGACTGGAAGGTGCTGTACGCCAACCTCAGCGACAAGGATGCCGGCGCGGTGCTGGCCCAGCTTTCGCAAATGAACGTGCCCTACAAGCACGCCGAAGGCGGCAGCGCGCTGCTGATCCCGGCCGACAAGGTGCACGACGTGCGCCTGAAGCTGGCCCAGGCCGGCCTGCCCAAGGGCGGCACCAGCGGCTTCGAGCTGATGGACAACGCCCGCTTCGGCCAGACCCAGTTCCAGGAACGCCTGACCTTCCAGCGCGGGCTGGAAGGCGAGTTGGTGCGCAGCATCGGTTCGCTGGCCGCGGTGCAAAGTGCCCGCGTGCACCTGGCGCTGCCGCAGCAGAACGGGTTTTTCCGTGAACAGCAAAAGCCCAGCGCCAGCGTGCTGCTCACCCTGCACCCCGGGCGCCTGCTGGACCGCGCGCAGATCGCCGGCATCGTGCACCTGGTGTCCAGCTCGGTGCCCGAACTCAGCCCCAAGGCCGTCAGCGTGCTGGACTCCAGCGGCGCGCTGCTGTCCGAGAACGACGAAAGCTCGGCCCAGCGCCTGGACGCGCAGCAGCTGCACTACGTCAAGCAGATCGAGCAGGACTACCAGAAGCGCGTGATGGAAATCCTGGAACCGGTGGTCGGCCGCGACAACCTGCGTGCCAATGTCACCGCCGAGGTGGACTTCTCGCAGAGCGAAGCCACCAGCGAAGCCTACAAGCCCAACCAGGGCAGCGAGCCGGCGGCCGTGCGCAGCCTGCAGAACGTGGAAGCCACCACCCCCGGCACGCCCACACCGGCGGGTGTGCCCGGTGCCGCCAGCAACCAGCCGCCGGTGCCGGCCACCGCGCCGCTGCAGGGGGCGTCCGCGCCGCTGCAGGGGGCCCAGGGCGGCCTGAACGGCGGCAGCGCGCGCAAGGAAAACGTCACCAACTACGAGGTGGACAAGACCGTGCGCGTGGTGCGCAACGCCACCGGCACGGTCAAGCGCCTGAATGCTGCGGTGGTGGTCAACCACAAGAGCAGCACCGACGCCAAGGGCAAGACCAGCAGCCAGCCGCTGACCGACGACGAGATCAACAAGCTCACCGCCCTGGTGCAGGAAAGCATCGGCTTCAGCAAGGAGCGGGGTGATTCGGTCAAGGTGATCAACGCCCCCTTCCGCGCCGACGCCGCCCCCAAGCCCGAGGCGGTGCCGCTGTGGCAGCAGCCCTGGGTGCTGGACCTGCTGCGCGTGGTGGGCGTGCCGCTGGCGCTGGCCGTGGTGGCGCTGGCCCTGGTCTTCGGCGTCATCCGCCCGGCGCTCAAGCCCCCGGTGCCGCCGGCCGGCGAAGAAGACAAGAAGGACGCCGATGGCAAGCCCCAGCTCAGCGCCGTGGTGGACGACCCGGTGGCCCTGCCCGGCAGCGCCGAGGCCCTGGCGCTGGAAGCGCCCAAGCCGAACAAGCAACTGGAAGACGCGCGGGCCCTGGCCAAGGAGAACCCGCAGGCCGTGGCAAACATCCTCAGAGGCTGGGTGAACGGGGACGAGGCATAA